Proteins co-encoded in one Klebsiella michiganensis genomic window:
- a CDS encoding glucose-6-phosphate isomerase — MTLSTLVPPHVAWQTGALKNGAVIRKTTDIAALAGVFSDTESWQRCEPRQAVYEVEVLQTETCEGALFTGVTHLQPGRVGDEFFMTRGHFHARREQGEVYFGLRGSGLLLLQNERGEARVEIVTAGSVHIIPGYTAHRLINTGDDILSALAVWPTVAGHDYASLSDGFAVRIKADGTGWRVENSHD, encoded by the coding sequence ATGACACTTTCTACTCTCGTGCCACCCCATGTGGCATGGCAAACGGGTGCGCTGAAAAATGGCGCCGTTATTCGTAAAACCACCGACATAGCCGCGCTGGCCGGCGTTTTTTCCGACACAGAAAGCTGGCAACGATGTGAACCTCGCCAGGCTGTCTATGAAGTTGAAGTTCTGCAAACTGAAACTTGCGAAGGCGCGCTTTTTACCGGCGTGACGCACTTACAGCCGGGCAGGGTTGGGGATGAGTTTTTTATGACTCGTGGGCATTTTCATGCGCGCCGGGAGCAGGGCGAAGTCTATTTCGGCCTGCGCGGCAGCGGACTATTGCTGCTGCAAAACGAACGAGGTGAAGCCCGTGTCGAAATAGTTACCGCCGGCTCTGTGCATATCATTCCCGGGTATACGGCGCACCGGCTCATCAATACGGGCGACGATATTCTTTCCGCTCTTGCTGTATGGCCGACGGTTGCGGGGCATGATTACGCGTCTCTGTCAGACGGATTTGCCGTCAGGATCAAGGCCGACGGTACTGGCTGGCGCGTGGAGAATAGCCATGACTGA
- a CDS encoding PTS N-acetylgalactosamine transporter subunit IID — translation MSISFVRIDDRVIHGQLITRWAKELPCDGIVAIDDAVAADPLLSSVMKGAVQDTKVWLFDTATAIEKLPKIIASEKRYFVIGKSPITLQRIEEAGISLQNANRKINVGPMSARANTTTIGPNQAVSEEEASAFDYLAERGHQIEFRLVPDASCYSWQDARQKIK, via the coding sequence ATGAGTATTTCATTTGTACGCATTGACGACCGGGTAATTCACGGCCAGTTGATAACCCGATGGGCAAAAGAGCTGCCCTGCGACGGTATCGTGGCAATTGATGACGCCGTCGCCGCCGACCCGCTGCTTTCCTCAGTGATGAAAGGTGCGGTGCAGGATACTAAAGTTTGGCTGTTCGATACCGCCACCGCCATTGAAAAGTTGCCAAAAATAATCGCCAGCGAGAAGCGATATTTCGTAATTGGCAAATCACCGATCACGCTTCAACGCATCGAGGAGGCAGGCATTAGCCTGCAAAATGCGAACCGTAAAATTAACGTTGGGCCAATGAGTGCCCGCGCCAACACCACCACCATTGGGCCAAACCAGGCAGTCAGCGAAGAAGAAGCCTCGGCATTCGACTATCTGGCAGAGCGTGGGCATCAGATTGAGTTTCGTCTGGTGCCGGACGCAAGCTGCTACAGCTGGCAAGATGCCCGTCAAAAAATAAAATAA
- a CDS encoding peptidylprolyl isomerase (rotamase; accelerates isomerization of the peptidyl prolyl bond, involved in the folding of proteases) — MAESVQTNSAVLVHFTLKLEDGSTAESTRANGKPALFRLGDETLSPGLEDQLVGLKAGDKKAFSLAPEAAFGIPSPDMIQYFSRREFVEAGEPEPGAIMLFTAMDGSEMPGVVREVNGDSITVDFNHPLAGQTIHFDIEVLEVDPVLEALNADPVG, encoded by the coding sequence ATGGCTGAGTCCGTACAAACCAACAGCGCGGTGCTGGTGCACTTCACGCTAAAGCTTGAGGATGGCTCCACCGCGGAGTCAACTCGCGCTAACGGTAAGCCTGCGCTGTTCCGCCTTGGGGATGAGACGTTGTCCCCGGGTCTGGAAGATCAGTTGGTTGGCCTGAAAGCCGGCGATAAAAAAGCGTTCTCGCTAGCGCCAGAGGCGGCTTTTGGCATTCCAAGCCCGGATATGATCCAGTACTTCTCGCGCCGTGAGTTTGTTGAGGCGGGCGAGCCGGAGCCGGGCGCTATCATGCTGTTTACCGCAATGGATGGCAGCGAAATGCCGGGCGTGGTGCGGGAAGTTAACGGCGATTCGATCACCGTCGACTTTAACCATCCGCTGGCCGGGCAGACTATCCATTTTGATATTGAAGTGCTGGAAGTTGATCCGGTCCTGGAGGCGTTGAATGCAGATCCTGTTGGCTAA
- a CDS encoding glucose-6-phosphate isomerase → MTDSVKKYGLDMLIHHQPMGFSYGEETLGPLPEIRTLDQIRASLRDPECTGPEQVYAIAMDVARISDIAELKKRMLLFGVVTYASGRLGEEPIRSQGHIHRVSAHSGWSPPELYEIWQGKAIIYMQEFVADDPGRCFAILAEAGDKVLVPPGWAHATISASPHEPLTFGAWCDREYGFEYEAVRAYKGLAWYPILQDEHVAWLHNRHYMPGRLQTTSPRKYREFGITDEPLYQQFVDDPARFQFISKPGMVAEKWVNFHP, encoded by the coding sequence ATGACTGACAGCGTAAAAAAATACGGCCTGGATATGCTGATTCACCACCAGCCTATGGGGTTCAGCTATGGTGAAGAAACGCTGGGGCCTCTGCCTGAAATCCGCACCCTGGATCAAATCCGCGCTTCTCTGCGGGATCCTGAATGCACCGGGCCGGAACAGGTGTATGCGATTGCGATGGACGTCGCCCGGATAAGTGATATTGCAGAACTGAAGAAGCGAATGCTGCTTTTTGGCGTGGTGACCTATGCGTCCGGGCGTTTGGGGGAAGAACCGATTCGCAGCCAGGGACACATTCATCGCGTCAGCGCGCACAGCGGCTGGTCGCCGCCGGAACTGTATGAAATCTGGCAGGGCAAGGCGATTATCTACATGCAGGAATTTGTGGCCGACGATCCGGGCCGCTGTTTTGCCATTTTGGCTGAAGCTGGTGATAAGGTGCTGGTGCCGCCTGGCTGGGCACATGCCACCATCTCCGCTTCACCGCATGAGCCTTTAACTTTTGGGGCGTGGTGCGACAGGGAATACGGTTTTGAATATGAGGCAGTGCGTGCCTATAAGGGGCTGGCATGGTATCCGATTTTGCAGGATGAGCATGTTGCCTGGCTGCATAATCGACATTATATGCCGGGGCGCCTGCAAACGACTTCTCCGCGTAAATACCGGGAATTTGGGATTACAGATGAACCGCTATACCAGCAGTTTGTGGACGATCCTGCTCGTTTTCAGTTTATTTCAAAACCGGGAATGGTTGCCGAGAAATGGGTGAATTTTCACCCCTGA
- the lspA gene encoding lipoprotein signal peptidase (lipoprotein signal peptidase; integral membrane protein that removes signal peptides from prolipoproteins during lipoprotein biosynthesis), whose amino-acid sequence MMKPIFSTGLRWLWLVVVVLIVDLGSKYLILQHFMLGDTVSLFPSLNLHYARNYGAAFSFLADKGGWQRWFFAGIAIGICVALVWMMYRAKASQKLNNIAYALIIGGALGNLFDRLWHGFVVDMIDFYVGDWHFATFNLADTAICIGAALIVLEGFFVSSDKPAKQKG is encoded by the coding sequence TTGATGAAACCCATTTTCTCTACCGGATTGCGCTGGCTGTGGCTGGTGGTGGTAGTGCTGATTGTGGATCTGGGCAGTAAATATCTGATCCTCCAGCATTTCATGCTGGGGGATACGGTGTCTCTGTTCCCTTCACTGAATTTGCACTATGCCCGTAACTATGGCGCGGCGTTTAGTTTTCTGGCCGATAAAGGCGGCTGGCAGCGCTGGTTCTTCGCGGGTATCGCTATCGGTATCTGCGTGGCACTGGTGTGGATGATGTATCGCGCTAAGGCCAGCCAGAAGCTGAATAATATTGCCTATGCGTTAATCATTGGTGGTGCCCTCGGCAATTTGTTCGATCGTCTGTGGCACGGCTTTGTCGTCGACATGATCGACTTCTATGTCGGCGACTGGCATTTTGCCACCTTCAATCTGGCCGATACCGCAATTTGTATCGGCGCGGCGCTGATTGTGCTGGAGGGATTCTTTGTCTCCTCCGACAAGCCCGCGAAGCAAAAAGGGTAA
- a CDS encoding PTS fructose transporter subunit IIA: MINVILATHGPLAEAMLATARMVYGELPHVYPIMLSETKGISGFQDDFTRVLQQASKDADGVLVLCDLQSGTPWNVACHHAFAPSTTPPIAVLGGVNFPMLLLTDELKTLTDVEQAAAGLLEQTKDAVVQAHLVETQQSDDF; this comes from the coding sequence ATGATTAACGTTATTCTTGCAACACACGGTCCGCTAGCGGAGGCGATGCTGGCAACCGCGCGCATGGTCTACGGCGAACTGCCGCACGTATATCCAATTATGTTGAGCGAAACTAAGGGCATAAGCGGCTTCCAGGATGATTTTACTCGTGTACTTCAGCAGGCGAGCAAGGATGCTGACGGCGTGCTGGTGCTGTGCGATTTACAGAGCGGTACGCCGTGGAATGTCGCCTGCCACCACGCTTTCGCACCCTCAACGACGCCGCCAATAGCGGTCCTGGGCGGAGTGAACTTCCCGATGCTGCTGCTCACCGACGAGCTAAAAACGCTAACCGACGTAGAACAAGCTGCCGCCGGGCTGCTTGAACAAACTAAAGACGCGGTTGTTCAGGCTCACCTGGTTGAAACCCAGCAATCTGATGATTTTTAA
- a CDS encoding PTS fructose transporter subunit IID, with the protein MEDRKLTRQDLRRCWRSWMMYNLSSMSFERLESFGFCLSMLPVAKKLYPDLQQRKEMLKRHASFYNTEPQLGAIVNGMVLGLEEKRANGEPIDGETINTLKVGLMGPVAGIGDSMIPGMLIPILLSIGMALAAGGNILGPLFYCVAWLAIIVPGSWFLFLKGYRMGSTSVEMLVSSKSNRLREALSLLGVFVMGGVAASYVKLGTGLEFITKDGVNIHLQQMLDGIFPQLLPLVVVLGTWYLMAKRGLSPVKAMLMLLVLAALGVAAGLFAA; encoded by the coding sequence ATGGAAGATCGCAAACTCACCCGCCAGGATCTGCGTCGCTGCTGGCGCAGCTGGATGATGTATAACCTTTCTTCAATGAGCTTCGAACGCCTGGAATCTTTCGGCTTTTGCCTGAGTATGCTGCCCGTGGCGAAGAAGCTTTATCCGGATCTTCAGCAGCGTAAGGAGATGCTCAAACGGCATGCGTCGTTTTACAACACGGAGCCTCAGCTGGGCGCTATCGTTAACGGCATGGTGCTGGGTCTGGAAGAGAAACGCGCCAACGGTGAACCGATCGACGGTGAAACCATCAATACCCTGAAGGTTGGGCTGATGGGGCCGGTCGCAGGGATTGGTGATTCCATGATTCCCGGCATGCTGATTCCTATCCTGTTGAGCATTGGGATGGCGCTGGCGGCGGGCGGCAATATTCTTGGACCGCTCTTCTACTGCGTTGCCTGGCTGGCAATCATTGTGCCCGGTTCGTGGTTCCTGTTTCTCAAAGGCTACCGTATGGGGTCAACGTCGGTTGAGATGCTGGTCAGCAGCAAATCAAACCGGTTACGCGAAGCGCTTTCTCTGCTCGGCGTATTTGTCATGGGCGGCGTAGCCGCGAGCTACGTCAAATTGGGCACCGGGCTGGAGTTCATCACCAAAGACGGGGTGAATATCCATTTACAGCAAATGCTGGACGGTATTTTCCCGCAGCTTTTACCGCTGGTAGTGGTGCTGGGGACCTGGTATTTAATGGCAAAACGTGGCCTGTCGCCGGTTAAGGCGATGCTGATGCTGCTGGTTCTTGCGGCGCTGGGCGTTGCGGCTGGTTTATTTGCGGCTTAA
- a CDS encoding ribonucleoside hydrolase (catalyzes the hydrolysis of both purine and pyrimidine ribonucleosides), whose translation MTRTPIILDTDPGIDDAVALAAALFAPQLDLKLITTVAGNVSVDKTTRNALQLLEFWQKETPVAKGASVPLLRPLRDAAYVHGESGMEGYVFTETSHRELPVPAFQAMYDCLKSSDEPVTLVTIGPLTNIAMLLTQYPECKARIKRVVMMGGSAGRGNFTPTAEFNMAIDPEAAARVFESGLEIVMCGLDVTNRAMLAPEFLAQLPALNRTGKMLHALFSHYRSGSIETGLRMHDLTAIAWLVKPELFQTFSCFVAVETHGTYTSGTTVVDLEHRLERPANAQVALDIDVPGFQAWVSEVLALAP comes from the coding sequence ATGACCAGAACCCCGATTATTCTTGATACCGATCCTGGTATCGACGATGCGGTTGCCCTTGCCGCGGCTTTATTTGCACCTCAGCTGGATTTGAAACTGATAACGACCGTGGCCGGAAATGTCTCAGTGGACAAAACCACGCGTAATGCCCTCCAGCTTCTGGAATTTTGGCAAAAAGAGACGCCCGTGGCGAAAGGGGCTTCTGTCCCGCTGCTGCGCCCGTTGCGGGATGCGGCCTACGTGCACGGCGAGTCGGGGATGGAAGGGTATGTTTTTACCGAAACGTCTCATCGCGAACTGCCGGTGCCTGCATTCCAGGCCATGTACGATTGTCTGAAAAGCAGCGATGAGCCGGTGACGTTGGTCACCATTGGCCCGCTGACTAATATCGCTATGCTGCTGACGCAGTACCCTGAATGTAAGGCACGAATTAAACGCGTGGTCATGATGGGGGGCTCTGCGGGGCGAGGCAATTTTACGCCAACGGCCGAATTTAACATGGCCATTGATCCTGAGGCCGCGGCACGCGTTTTTGAAAGCGGGCTGGAAATTGTCATGTGTGGGCTGGATGTGACAAATCGCGCAATGCTTGCGCCGGAGTTTTTGGCTCAGTTGCCGGCATTGAACCGCACCGGGAAAATGCTCCACGCGTTATTCAGTCATTATCGCAGCGGCAGCATTGAAACCGGGCTGCGGATGCATGATTTAACGGCTATTGCATGGCTGGTGAAGCCTGAACTGTTCCAGACTTTCTCCTGTTTTGTGGCGGTGGAAACACACGGCACTTATACCAGTGGAACGACGGTGGTGGATCTGGAACACCGGCTTGAACGTCCGGCAAACGCTCAGGTTGCGCTGGATATCGATGTGCCTGGTTTTCAGGCGTGGGTCTCTGAGGTGCTGGCGTTGGCACCGTGA
- the ileS gene encoding isoleucine--tRNA ligase (IleRS; catalyzes the formation of isoleucyl-tRNA(Ile) from isoleucine and tRNA(Ile); since isoleucine and other amino acids such as valine are similar, there are additional editing function in this enzyme; one is involved in hydrolysis of activated valine-AMP and the other is involved in deacylation of mischarged Val-tRNA(Ile); there are two active sites, one for aminoacylation and one for editing; class-I aminoacyl-tRNA synthetase family type 1 subfamily; some organisms carry two different copies of this enzyme), which produces MSDFKSTLNLPETGFPMRGDLAKREPGMLARWNDDDLYGIIRNAKKGKKTFILHDGPPYANGSIHIGHSVNKILKDIIIKSKGLSGFDSPYVPGWDCHGLPIELKVEQLIGKPGEKVSAAEFRAACRKYAAEQVDGQREDFIRLGVLGDWSRPYLTMDFNTEANIIRALGKIIGNGHLHKGAKPVHWCVDCRSALAEAEVEYYDKTSPSIDVTFNAVDADAVKAKFGAAAVNGPVSLLIWTTTPWTLPANRAISLGAEFDYVLVQIEGQALIVAKDLMESVLKRAGVTDYQVLGTVKGAELELLRFKHPFMGFDVPAILGDHVTLDAGTGAVHTAGGHGPDDYTISQKYGLEIANPVGPDGSYLPGTYEGLDGVQVFKANDLIVNILRDKGALLHVEKLLHSYPHCWRHKTPIIFRATPQWFISMDQKGLRAQSLKEIKGVQWIPDWGQARIESMVANRPDWCISRQRTWGVPMSLFVHKETEELHPRSLELMEEVAKRVEQDGIQAWWDLDPRDIMGDDADNYVKVPDTLDVWFDSGSTHSSVVDVRPEFHGHAADMYLEGSDQHRGWFMSSLMISTAMKGKAPYRQVLTHGFTVDGQGRKMSKSIGNTVSPQDVMNKLGADILRLWVASTDYTGEMAVSDEILKRSADAYRRIRNTARFLLANLNGFNPETDMVKPEEMVVLDRWAVGCAQEAQADIIASYESYDFHEVVQRLMRFCSVEMGSFYLDIIKDRQYTAKADSVARRSCQTALYHIAEALVRWMAPIMSFTADEIWGYLPGSREKYVFTGEWYEGLFGLAESEAMNGEFWDTLLTVRGEVNKVIEQARADKRIGGSLEAAVTLYADAELAAKLNSLSDELRFVLLTSGAAVADYAEASEDAQQSEILKGLKVALRKADGEKCPRCWHYTTDIGQVAEHAEICGRCVSNVAGDGEQRKFA; this is translated from the coding sequence ATGAGTGACTTTAAATCTACCCTAAATTTGCCTGAAACAGGGTTCCCGATGCGCGGCGACTTAGCCAAGCGCGAACCGGGTATGCTGGCGCGTTGGAATGATGACGATCTGTACGGCATCATCCGTAATGCGAAAAAAGGCAAAAAAACCTTTATTTTGCATGACGGCCCTCCTTATGCGAACGGTAGCATTCACATTGGTCACTCAGTTAACAAGATTCTGAAAGATATTATTATCAAGTCCAAAGGGCTCTCCGGCTTCGACTCGCCGTACGTTCCGGGCTGGGACTGTCACGGCCTGCCTATCGAGCTGAAAGTTGAGCAACTGATCGGCAAACCGGGCGAGAAAGTGTCCGCCGCCGAGTTCCGTGCCGCGTGCCGTAAATATGCCGCCGAGCAGGTTGATGGCCAGCGCGAAGACTTCATCCGTCTGGGCGTGCTGGGCGACTGGTCTCGTCCGTACCTGACAATGGACTTCAATACTGAAGCCAACATCATTCGTGCGCTGGGCAAAATTATTGGCAATGGCCACCTGCACAAAGGTGCTAAGCCGGTTCACTGGTGCGTTGACTGCCGTTCTGCGCTGGCGGAGGCCGAAGTTGAGTATTACGACAAAACGTCCCCGTCCATCGACGTGACGTTCAATGCCGTTGATGCTGATGCGGTAAAAGCTAAGTTTGGTGCCGCCGCCGTTAATGGCCCGGTATCTCTGCTTATCTGGACCACAACACCATGGACCCTGCCTGCTAACCGGGCTATCTCTTTGGGCGCTGAGTTCGATTATGTGCTGGTGCAGATTGAAGGCCAGGCGCTGATCGTGGCAAAAGATCTGATGGAAAGCGTGCTGAAGCGCGCCGGGGTAACTGATTATCAGGTTCTCGGTACCGTGAAAGGCGCTGAGCTTGAGCTGCTGCGCTTTAAGCACCCGTTCATGGGCTTTGACGTTCCGGCTATTCTGGGCGATCACGTTACCCTGGATGCGGGTACCGGGGCGGTACACACCGCCGGTGGCCACGGCCCGGATGACTACACCATCAGCCAGAAATACGGCCTTGAAATCGCTAACCCGGTTGGCCCGGACGGCAGCTATCTGCCGGGGACCTATGAAGGTCTGGATGGTGTTCAGGTGTTCAAAGCGAACGATCTGATCGTTAACATCCTGCGTGATAAAGGTGCCCTGCTGCACGTTGAAAAACTGCTGCACAGCTACCCGCACTGCTGGCGCCACAAAACGCCGATCATCTTCCGTGCAACGCCGCAGTGGTTTATCAGCATGGATCAGAAAGGCCTTCGCGCGCAGTCTCTGAAAGAGATCAAAGGCGTGCAGTGGATCCCTGACTGGGGCCAGGCGCGTATCGAATCCATGGTGGCGAACCGCCCTGACTGGTGTATCTCGCGTCAGCGTACCTGGGGCGTGCCGATGTCTCTGTTCGTGCACAAAGAGACCGAAGAACTGCACCCACGCTCGCTTGAGCTGATGGAAGAAGTCGCTAAGCGCGTTGAGCAGGATGGTATCCAGGCGTGGTGGGATCTCGACCCGCGCGACATCATGGGTGACGACGCAGACAACTACGTTAAAGTGCCGGATACCCTGGACGTTTGGTTCGATTCAGGATCGACTCACTCTTCCGTTGTCGACGTGCGTCCTGAATTCCACGGCCACGCGGCGGACATGTACCTGGAAGGCTCGGATCAGCATCGCGGCTGGTTCATGTCTTCTCTGATGATCTCCACGGCGATGAAAGGCAAAGCGCCTTACCGTCAGGTGCTGACCCACGGCTTTACCGTGGATGGTCAGGGCCGCAAGATGTCCAAATCTATCGGTAACACCGTTAGTCCACAGGACGTGATGAACAAACTCGGCGCGGACATTCTGCGTCTGTGGGTGGCATCAACAGACTATACCGGTGAAATGGCCGTTTCCGACGAGATCCTGAAACGCTCCGCTGACGCTTACCGCCGTATCCGTAATACCGCCCGCTTCCTGCTGGCCAACCTGAACGGCTTCAATCCGGAAACCGATATGGTGAAACCGGAAGAGATGGTGGTGCTGGATCGCTGGGCCGTTGGCTGTGCGCAAGAAGCGCAGGCGGATATCATCGCCTCTTACGAAAGCTACGACTTCCACGAAGTTGTGCAGCGTCTGATGCGCTTCTGCTCCGTGGAAATGGGCTCGTTCTACCTCGACATCATTAAAGACCGCCAGTACACCGCGAAAGCGGACAGCGTCGCGCGTCGCAGCTGCCAGACCGCGCTGTACCACATCGCTGAAGCGCTGGTTCGCTGGATGGCGCCGATCATGTCCTTCACCGCCGATGAGATCTGGGGCTACCTGCCTGGTTCTCGCGAGAAGTATGTCTTCACCGGCGAATGGTACGAAGGTCTGTTTGGCCTGGCGGAAAGCGAAGCGATGAACGGTGAGTTCTGGGACACGCTGCTGACCGTTCGTGGCGAAGTGAACAAGGTTATCGAGCAGGCCCGTGCGGATAAGCGTATCGGTGGTTCTTTGGAAGCGGCAGTTACCCTGTACGCTGACGCTGAGCTGGCGGCGAAGCTGAACAGCCTGAGCGATGAATTGCGATTTGTCCTGTTGACCTCCGGCGCTGCCGTTGCCGATTATGCGGAGGCGAGTGAAGACGCTCAGCAGAGCGAAATCCTCAAAGGGCTGAAAGTAGCTCTGCGTAAAGCCGACGGTGAGAAATGCCCGCGCTGCTGGCATTACACCACTGATATCGGTCAGGTAGCGGAACACGCAGAAATTTGCGGCCGCTGTGTCAGCAACGTAGCCGGCGACGGCGAACAACGTAAGTTTGCTTGA
- a CDS encoding PTS sorbose transporter subunit IIC, which translates to MAFEAALIGILCYLGALSSPWLLGLTGGWYLITRPLVSGMLVGFILGDVQTGIIIGVAVQAVYIAMVTPGGSMPADLNFVAFPAIALGILSNKGPEVAVALAATIGIAGTVLFNAMLVLNSWWNHRADIALEKGDERGIYLNSAIWPQATNFLMRFVPTFIAVYFGAQYINGFMDSLPHVVLSTMSVLGGILPAVGIAILLKQIIKNYSMLIYFLVGFICIVFLKLNMVALVIVGSLLALIHYNYKPEPQPANTVKPVDDEDEF; encoded by the coding sequence ATGGCTTTTGAAGCTGCATTAATCGGCATTCTCTGTTACCTCGGTGCGCTCAGTAGCCCCTGGCTACTCGGGCTTACCGGCGGCTGGTATCTGATCACCCGCCCGCTGGTTTCAGGGATGCTGGTGGGGTTTATCCTCGGCGATGTGCAAACCGGGATTATCATCGGCGTCGCCGTTCAGGCGGTCTACATTGCGATGGTAACCCCCGGAGGATCAATGCCGGCGGACCTTAACTTTGTCGCCTTCCCGGCGATCGCGCTGGGGATCTTATCGAATAAAGGACCGGAAGTGGCCGTAGCACTTGCCGCCACCATCGGCATTGCGGGCACGGTCCTGTTTAACGCCATGCTGGTGCTGAACTCCTGGTGGAATCACCGGGCGGACATAGCGCTGGAAAAAGGTGATGAGCGCGGTATTTACCTCAATAGCGCCATCTGGCCACAGGCCACCAACTTCCTGATGCGCTTCGTACCGACCTTCATCGCCGTTTACTTTGGCGCACAATACATCAATGGATTTATGGATAGCCTGCCGCACGTCGTGCTGTCGACGATGAGCGTGCTCGGCGGCATTCTGCCTGCGGTAGGTATCGCCATCCTGCTTAAGCAAATCATCAAGAACTACAGCATGCTGATCTACTTCCTGGTGGGCTTTATCTGCATCGTGTTCCTGAAGCTGAATATGGTGGCGCTGGTTATTGTCGGCAGCCTTTTAGCCCTGATCCATTACAACTACAAGCCGGAACCACAGCCAGCAAATACGGTGAAACCGGTCGATGACGAGGATGAATTCTGA
- the ispH gene encoding 4-hydroxy-3-methylbut-2-enyl diphosphate reductase (catalyzes the conversion of 1-hydroxy-2-methyl-2-(E)-butenyl 4-diphosphate into isopentenyl diphosphate (IPP) and dimethylallyl diphosphate (DMAPP); functions in the nonmevalonate isoprenoid biosynthesis pathway): MQILLANPRGFCAGVDRAISIVENALQIYGAPIYVRHEVVHNRYVVDSLRERGAIFIEQISEVPDGAILIFSAHGVSQAVRNEAKSRELTVFDATCPLVTKVHMEVARASRRGEESILIGHAGHPEVEGTMGQYSNPKGGMYLVESPDDVWTLEVKDESNLSFMTQTTLSVDDTSDVIDALRQRFPKIIGPRKDDICYATTNRQEAVRALATEADVVLVVGSKNSSNSNRLAELAQRMGKAAWLIDDASDIQEAWLKGVNCVGVTAGASAPDVLVQNVISRLRELGGSEAQELTGREENIVFEVPRELRVDIREVE; encoded by the coding sequence ATGCAGATCCTGTTGGCTAATCCCAGAGGCTTTTGCGCTGGGGTCGACCGCGCTATCAGCATTGTCGAAAACGCGCTGCAGATTTACGGCGCGCCAATCTACGTTCGCCACGAAGTTGTGCATAACCGCTATGTCGTGGATAGCCTGCGCGAGCGCGGGGCGATTTTTATCGAGCAAATTAGCGAAGTGCCCGATGGCGCTATCCTGATTTTCTCCGCGCACGGTGTATCTCAGGCGGTGCGTAACGAAGCTAAAAGCCGTGAGCTGACGGTCTTTGACGCCACCTGTCCATTAGTGACTAAAGTGCATATGGAAGTGGCTCGTGCCAGCCGCCGTGGTGAAGAGTCTATTCTGATTGGCCATGCTGGCCATCCGGAAGTTGAAGGTACCATGGGCCAGTACAGCAACCCGAAAGGGGGGATGTACCTGGTGGAGTCACCGGATGATGTCTGGACGCTTGAGGTTAAAGACGAAAGTAATCTGTCGTTTATGACCCAGACCACACTTTCTGTAGACGATACTTCGGATGTCATTGACGCTTTGCGTCAGCGCTTCCCGAAAATTATCGGCCCGCGCAAAGACGATATTTGCTATGCCACGACCAACCGGCAGGAAGCCGTTCGTGCGCTGGCCACGGAAGCCGATGTTGTGCTGGTGGTAGGGTCCAAAAACTCCTCGAACTCCAACCGTCTTGCCGAACTGGCACAGCGGATGGGAAAAGCAGCCTGGCTTATCGATGATGCATCTGATATTCAGGAAGCATGGCTTAAAGGTGTGAACTGTGTCGGTGTGACTGCCGGCGCTTCTGCGCCTGATGTGCTGGTGCAAAACGTCATTTCTCGCCTGCGTGAACTGGGCGGCAGCGAAGCCCAGGAGCTGACCGGTCGCGAAGAGAACATCGTGTTTGAAGTGCCGCGTGAACTGCGCGTGGACATCCGTGAAGTCGAATAG